Part of the Phocoena phocoena chromosome 8, mPhoPho1.1, whole genome shotgun sequence genome, ATCTGGGTCTGCAACTATTAATTACACAATTTTCAGGAAGTCAGGCCTCCAGACTCCTCCCTCAGCCTCAGGTGCCCTGCTGTAAAACCAGGGGGCTGCACTAGACACTGagcaagtttcctcatctgtaaaatgatatatCAGATATAATGAAAATCATCACgctcttaaaaattacttttcacaTTAAAATATGCCATGAATCAATGAGAAACCTTTGTTGATCACTTCCATTAACTTGATATTCTAATATGTAGAATGATACACCTAAAGgacagttttctttcattttactaatTAAAAGAGCATTAAAAAGCACCTTCAACTGGTTGAAATTACACCACTAGCCACCGGATATACTTATATTTAACCAATTTGTTGCCAATCAACAAAGGTGACCTTGCTTACCGAATTCTAAGGGCTAGGATAGGGTGGCACCCTGTGAAGGTGTTTTAGAACATTGAGAAGAAAACTGTCCTATACCTTGGCGTCCTTTACAGCTCTGGATGCCGAGCTAAGGCCCTCAGAAGCTACTCTGCTGTTTTCAAAactatcatttattaaaaattttaaaaatgaaagacttcaaaagaaaaaagtggttaGGCGCCCGACAACGTCACAAAGTGTCTGGTTACCCCCTAGGCGGCCTAGGTACCCCCCCCCCACTCCGTTACTGGCATCGAAATTATTTGCCTGGTGCCAGGAGACATTCAGATCTGTAAGCTCTGGTAGTTTCCCATTTGCAACAGGTTATTTTTCTGCATAAATTTCAACAGTTGAAGTGTTTTGTAGTTACAGGTGTTgttctataatttatatatggGAGCAAACCTTGTATCACCGGAGATTTTGTTCACCAATCACAACCAGCCCCGGGCTTTTCACATCCTTACTGCCTTTAGAACCGATggttgtgatttaaaaaaacaaagtcacgAGCTTCCGCGGCGGAGCCCGTCGTTATCCGAAAGCAGATGGGTAACGACGTAGCTCCGAATTGTGAGAGGAAAGGTCGCAGGGGCGGTCTCGCGAAACGTACCGCCAGGTTCATAACGCAAAGCACGGTAAGGGCGGTCTGTACAAGGACGGACCAGCATCGGCCACCGGGCTGAGCCGCCGAGGGTCGCCCGCCCCCGGGGCCGCGCCACGTCTAAGCCGGGGAAACCACTAGGCCCGGGGCGCCCGGACAGGCCGACGCGGTGAATGAGGGCGGCCAGGCCGGCCAGGTGGACGGACCCCTATCCCCGGGCGAGCCTTACGATCGATGCAGGAGACCACGCCCCGCCGACCGCTTTCGGCGGGGGCCTGGAGCCCGCCGCGCAAGCCGCGCAGCCGCGCCCCGACACGCCACCACGGGACCCACAACATAGCCGCCGCCTGCTCCACTCCTTTCTGCTCGGGCCGAGGTCTGGGCGCCGGTGACCCCGACCGGCCGGCCGAAAGGGCCGCGCCGCACGCATGATGGGAGCTGTAGTGCGCGCCGTGGCCCCGCGTGCGAACTCGGGGCGCCTGCGCGAGGAGCCGGGACTACAACTCCCAGGGGCTCCCCGGGGCGCGCGCCAAGACTAGGAAGCGCCGCGGGGACGCTGTGCAGCGCCCTGCGGCGCGCGGGGAGGTGGGTTGGGGTAGCGCTTCGAAGGCCTGCGGACTCGCGGGGGTAGCTGTGATTGAGAGAGAAGACCACCGGGGGCGCTCAGCGGCGGTCTGTGCTAGGCGGACATACGGGTGTGGGTAACGCGGAAGGATTCCGCGGGCCCCTGGGCGACGGCGGGACCCTCTATCCTCGGCGCGCGGGGACGCCATGCCGCGAGCCCGGAAGAGGCCGGCGGGGGCCGCGAGGCCAGGTGAGCCGCGCCTGGCTGCTCAGTGCCGCTCGCCTTCCGCCCTTGCGCGTGGGGAAAGGCCCGAGTGGGTCGTTTTGAGGTCCGATGTCCCGAGCCGCCCACCAGGCTTATGCTCAGGGCCCCTCTGCTGCTTGCTCGTCCGAGCGGTAGCTGTTTGGAAAGCACGAAAAGTAGCTGGGATACGGGCTGGCAGGCGCTGAGGCCGGTCGTTTACAGTTCCCGCTCCCCGGGGAGCCAGACGAGGAAAGGAAAGGGTCACtggagctgtgagagcagggaggggttggggggacGCCTTGAGAGAGAGGGGATTTGAGTCAAGCCGTAAAGAATGGGTAGGAACCCGTTGTGTTCACAAGGATGAGTGGCATTCTAGGAGCAGCAGCAAAGCAATGAACGACAGAGAAAGTGCTTTTTCGAGACTGGGGAGGGTTCTGAGTTGCCCACAACACATTGTTAACAGCACACACGGTGTTTACAGTGTGCCGATCAAGTCCAGGGGGACCACCAGGACCCTAGGAAGGTTCCACGTGTTAGACGTCCATCATGATGGCATACGTAGGAGCTTGGTCTTGGTTCAGAGGCTGCGTAGGATGGTCGTTTAGTGGATTCAGGTAGACCAGCGTGGCAGCTGGGACACATCTTACAGATGGACAGAACACCTCATAGATTGTGTAGACTGAGTTACAGTGAGGGTGGTAACACACAGGACGTAGGGTAAGAATTTAACAGCTATTAGTTACAGGGCACCCACTCTGCTCCAGGCACATTTCCCTCACCCTGTAGGATAAAATCCGGTCTTGACCATGTCTGCAGAGTCCAAAGTGGCTGTTTTATCCAGCTTTTCTTGGCACCTTCAAGGAGTAGAAAGGAGGCAGACCACAGAGCATACTGAGCAAGAAGGAAGAAGTCGAAGTGACCTAATAGCTAATATTATTGAGCATTTATGGTAACGCCAGACACTGCTTCAGCCCATTGtttgtattatcttatttaatcatcaAAGCAAGTCCGTGGAGTAGGTGCCTCGTTGGAGAGAACAGCCCCAgcaaaggcagaggagagggtgaggaaaagaaaacattcactGCTTAATAGGTGCCACGGGAGTTATCCTTATCCCACTGAATGGGTAACCCAGATGATGTCCTGTAAGGTAGGCGTTCTGGtcccatttttatagatgaggaacaaGTTCAGCAATGAAGCTGCCACTGTTAGTAACTGACAGCTCCAGAATTTGAGTCCAGCTCTGACTCCAAAGCATGTGCTTTTCCTGCAACAGAACTTTCTCTCTCAACAAGCAAGaaagttctcttcttttttcttctcctattgCAGACAAGAAGGGGCCAGGAGGAAAACGTACCAAAACTGAGAACCCAGGGGAGGCATCAGCTAAGGTGGAGAACTCCAGCCTCCAGGAGACTTCAGCCTCTAGAGACTGTGGGAAGAACCTAAGCAGCTACTGGCTGATGAAGTCAGAGCCAGAAAGCCGACTGGAGAAAGGGGTAGATGTGAAGGTGAGGTCCCACACCTGTCTCCAGAGTGCACAGGGGACACCACAGGGTCCCATCACCCACTTCTTAACCTTCGAAGGGTAGGAAAAGGTGATAAAGGATAGAATCAGTAGGATTTATTGCCATGCACTATCTGTTTTGTGAATCTTCTACTTagggcaggggttggcaaacattttctctaaAGGGCCAGGTGGTGCTGTTGCAACTCTGCTGGCTGCCATAGACAGATAGTGTGGCTGAGTTCCGATAAAACTGTCAGCAAAATCAGGCATGGGCTAGATTTGGCCTGAAGGCTATAGTTTTCCAACCCCTGATCTAGGCAACATTCAGTCTTAGGTTGCCTTTCTCTTGCCACCTGCCACGCTCCTAGGTATCTCCCTGCCAACAGTTGGTACACAGGAGGTGAATGTAAATCAAATTTCATAGTAgcctggagaaaataaaattagagatacTATAGAaggcatatataatattttaataaatgaaatacagatagTCAGCAATTGCCAGATTATCCACTCATCTAATCCTCTCAATGAGCAAGGCTAACAAGGTAACACAAAGCTAACTTCTACTTGCGCAGTATGAGTGGCTCTGTGAAGAGCTTCCCAGTAAGCTCACGTGCCATTCCAGCTGGCAACACCCTATAGGGGAAGGAACTTGTCTGCTTCCATATATTCTTACCGATTGGCCCAGGATTGTTTACTGAATGACCTTATTTCTTGCCCAGTTCAGCATTGAGGATCTCAGAGCACAGCCCAAGCAGACAGCATGCTGGGATGGTGTTCGCAACTACCAGGTAAGCGGGTTAGACAGGACCTCGAGACCCGGGGGGTGGATAAAAGCCTGCTTCCTTCTGACTTATTCAGTAGCAAAATCTCTTGGCCAAGGTTGTTTTTTCCCAGAACCCAAACctgaaaatatattaacaaatgcCTTGATTTCTTTGACTGCACGCAGTTTTCAAATGGCCTGTATTCCAGCCAGTGTCCTGATACAGCTCTGGGTAAAAGGCAAGAATTGAACTGCGGGGTGTGGGGGGAAGCTGCGAAAACCAAAATCTCATCTAATAAAAGCAGACTTGATTTCCAGGGCTAGTGTCTTCTAGCTGGTGGGAGGATAGTTCTTGTTTCTTCTCTGCTGGAACAGGCCCGGAACTTCCTGAGAGCcatgaagctggaggaagaagCCTTCTTCTACCACAGCAACTGCAGAGAGCCAGGCATTGCGGGGCTTATGAAGGTCGGTTGTACAGGCTTAGGTTTGAGTCCATCTCCCTTCATGCAGGTTAGGGAGACAGCGTAGGCAGGTAACCCTCCTCCCCATCCCTGCTGTCTCAGGGACATGTGACAGGACTGCAGCAAGGCAGGCCTTCATTTCAGGCCCCACTGGCACAGACCTCTCCATTTCTGCACCTTGGTCTTTCACTCAAAAACAGGCCTGATGGTAGCTCTTCCAGGCCAGGAGTTACCAGGATAGAATTAACTGTAGGTGGAGAAACAGTGGCACCAATAATAACCTTTAATGTTTGGTTTTAGAacatacttttaagatttttgtcaAAATAGGGTTGATTTCCTCTGCTTACCTTAGACTGTGTATTACTTCCAGATATTTGAGCCCTCAGTGGCTCAACAGCGAGACAGATGGGGTAAGAATACGTAGGGTAGGAAATGACAGTTGGACTTGGACTAAAGCCTGGCCATGGAGCCGACTGGACAAATGACTGGAGACTCGGCTTTAATTTCAGATTGTGAAGGAGGCATACCCAGACCACACACAGTTTGAGAAAAACAATCCCCATTATGATCCATCCAGCAAAGAAGACAACCCCAAATGGTCCATGGTAAACATACTACTATTCTTCCTatttcacaaaagagaaaggatggacagagagggaggaagaaggtcTGGGGTATCTTTAGACCAGGGCACAGAGCCCCGCTCAGTCCGATGAGGTTACCCTGCCTTTGGAGAGAAGGACAAACACCAGCAGCCAGGCCCACAGGACCTCCTGCAAGCAGCTAAAACACAGCAGGCAGAGTCCAGCTGGACGTGCCTTTCTGTCCCATACGCTGTTGCCATGTAGGTGGACGTACAGTTTGTTCGGATGATGAAGCGTTTCATCCCACTGGCTGAGCTCAAAACCCACCACCAAGCGCACAGAGCCACTGGCGGTCCCTTAAAAAACATGGCTCTCTTCACCCGCCAGAGACTCTCAGTCCAGCCCCTGACCCGAGGTAAGAACGGCTCTCGCCTTTTGATCACATGCCAGAGTGACCGTGAATTCACATGTACTAGCTGGTGAACCCTAGGCACGGTGGTTAAGGTCTGAGTCTGTCTTCCCACCTGTAACTCCCACGAGGGAGGAGCCCCCTCGAGCTGCCCAGGGCAGTTGTGCTCCGCACCTGTCGAAACGCCCGAGGGTTCTGGGTGAACGACTACCTGCCTCGTGACTTGAGAAATGCCTGCCATGACTGCCCTGTTCAGGAGGAGACACAGACctaattcttcctcttcttcttgccCTTTTCGGCAGAggagtttgattttattttgagcCTGGAGGAAAAGGAACCGAGTTAATGGAGACACAGCTCTGCTGAAGTGGGCAAGACGTTGCCCCAAAGTCAAGCTTCCACAAGACAAAAGAAGGCGTGGGGAACATGCTGGTTGTGTTCACCTGGCGTTGTGTGTAGATGTCGGGTTTGGGtcctttttaataaaacatgAACGTCTGAGTTGGAGGTGTTTCTTTAAAATCAGCATCGGGGGTAGAATACTCCACTGCACGTTTTTACATCCCCTCGGCCAGATTCAGGGCCCAGTCTGCTGACACCCACTAACATGGATTGTCTCTACACCAGCCTTCCTTAACCGACCCCTGAAGTATCTGGTCCCAGAGTGGGTAAAACCAGCAGTTTCAGGACAAGTTGCCAGACTGGAGTAAAACCAGAATTCCTTTCTCAGCCATGTGCTTGTCTAAAACAGGCATTAATAAAGTGGGTGTCATTGTTCACCAGGGGCCACAGACACCAGGAGGGCAGGTGTCGTGGGTCAGGGCGGGGCGTCTCCCCTTGTGTGCGGCAGGGCAGTAAGAAGAGACCACAGAGTCTGGTGGACCGTGGGCATGATGCCTCCAAGCCCAGGGGCTTGCTTTAATCAGGGAGACAGCTGAAACAGACTGCTTTGTTTAAAACAGTCAttgaaaagacacacattgaGAAACTTGTAAACACCGCAGCTGCTCAACCCCAGGCCGCACTGCTTGGTTCAGTCCCTATgctctgccagggtcccagggatGGGCCTCCCCTTCCCCGATACACAGAGAGGCAGAGAATGGGGCAGGGGAAAGAACAGAAGCTCCCGAGAGGACAGAAGCAAATTCTACCTCTAGTTCTCGCAGGAGACAGGCTTCAGGTGTCGGGAAGGTTGGGAAGTGAATCTGTGGTCGGCTGGAAGGCAGAGGGATCGGCGGGTACCTAGTAGTTAAGGGGCCAGCTGTCGTGGGACGCGCCAGAGCCCCAGCTCACGCTCCGGAGAAGGCAAGGGACACAGGAGCTGCCCCTCCCACGCTTAGGCCCCCAACCCTGATAATCCAGGGGCAGCTGCACAGGTGGCCCTGTCCCCACGGGACTGCCCTTCACACCTGAACGCAGGGCCCAGCCTGGGGGAACCAGCTTCCCTTGCTTCGTTCTTCTGCCCCCAAGCGTCACCCCAAACGCCCTTCCCTCCCGTCTCAGCTCTGATCCGTGAGCCCTGCCCAGCCCGAGGCCTACCGCTGCACCAATTTTCGAGGAAGAGACGGGTCCCCGTTTTCCACACTAACTGAAAGATGACACAAGAACCAACCCCTCTGCTTCCCAAATGACAGAGAACTCAGACCACCAACTATTGTACCTGCTGGCCATGGGGGTCTGCTTGGTCTTTCTAGAAGGGAAGAGAGGCCAACAGGAGACAGGAAGGACATCCACACCCTTAACAGGACAGGCGCGGTGCAGTGCAACAGCGGGAGACCCTCTCTAGCATGAGAGCGTCCACATACACAGAACACCAACGGTCCTAAGCTCTGGTCAGCCGTCTGGTGGGGAGGATGGCGGCTCAGgaggccctccccctccccccagctcgcAGGGTGAGCACAAAGCTTCTACGTGTGACAACAAGTGCCGGTTCCCAGGAGTGAGATGGGCAGCAGGGAGCCAAGAGGGTCCACTCCCGGGGAGGCGGAGAGAATGGGCCCTTCCTGGACCTCTCCTCGGGGGAAAGATGTCCTCGTTCAGGGGCCGGGGCTGAGGACCTCCGGCCCTCAGGGTTGCCCGCACCAGGCACAGCCACCGAGGTTCACCCGGTTGCCATCCACGGGTGACACAGATGTCTTTGTGCCCAGGGACATCAGCCGAAGGCCCTACCACAAGCTCCCGTTCCATCCAGGACATGACTGACCAGAGTCCCTGGGAGGTGCCCGGTCCCAGCGGTGAGAGAAGGGCCAGAAGGAGGGTGGCTTGTGGAGGCTCCAAAGCACCACATCCGAGACTCCCAAGGAGGCAGCTTCCTGGTCTTGAACCCTCACCGCCAGTTAGAGCGGGGCGGGCGCCACACCCTCTGCCACTCGCTAAGGGACGGGGGAGGGGAGTGTGAGACAGGACCACCCGTGGGacgcacccccagcccccagctcctgtCCCGGGAGGCTCAGAGCCCGGCCGCGCTGTGCTCCTGCGGCCCAGGCAGCCCCGCAGCCGGCTCTCCCCGGGACGCCCCCTCTCCCTACGTTCCCATCGGCCACAGCGTCCCAGAGACACTCCCTCCCAACCCCAACCCCTTAGGTTCTTCAGGAAAAAGAATTTACATCAAGAACATGATTTGTTTTCAGGTTGCGAGTAGCGGGTCAGCTGAGCATCTTGCTGCCCCGGCTGCTGGTGCCTGTGGGCCTGGAGCCGGGGTGGGAGCCCAGCAGCTTCCTGGCCCCAGGCCTACTGTCTGCTGCTGCCGTCGGACAGCTGGCCGGGGGTCCGCGCCTCCCCCAGGGGAGCCGTGCCCTCGAAGCGCTGCGAGGCGATGGCTGCCTGGTGGGACATGCTCTTCCGAACGATGTCGCCCTTCCGCCACAGCACCACTTCCTgcaggatgggtgggtggggggggagggcagGTGACACGTGagagggaggcctggggagggtcCCAGAGGCTCTGCCTTCTCCCGGGAATCTTAGGCAAAAGCCTCCGCTCATATCTCACCAATGACAGCAGCCGTCCACACCTCTGGGCCCCAGGTGCCTGCTGACGGTGTGGTCGGGAGGGCAGAGCAGCCGCAGGGGCTGGGCCCGAGAAAGCAGACTCTGGGCGTCAACTGGGAACCCCCGTCCTTGCTGTGGGGCTCGGGGTAAACTAAGTGGCACAGAGACTAACCAGCTcaccccccatccccatcccgtcTGCTTGCCCTGGGCGGGGACGATGCCCTGTGATTCTGTCTGGGCGGCCGGGGCTCTGGGGGCGGCGGGCTCACCTGCTGCTTGAAGTAGCGCCGCTCCTCCTCGTCAATCAGCACCAGGTTGAGGTAGTAGCGCACAGAGAACTTCTTGTTGATGTCCCGCATGGTGGGCGTGAGCTCGTAGCCCGCCAGGAAGAGGCGGATGGGGATGGACTCTCCTGCAAGGGCCGGGGCGGGAGTCAGGGCGGGGGCAGGAGGGCCCCACCTTACACCGTGGTGGAGGGGCCGCCTGAGGGGGGGGTTGGACACCCAAGCCAACGCTTCTGCCTTCGGGGAGGCGCCTGCCGCTGCCTGGTGAGTGTGAACAGCACAAGAATGCTAGGTAAGCATATTCTGACTCATTTAGTGTGTATAGTTGTTGGGTTTAAGAGCCATTGTCAAACCCCAGCTAACCCACCATGTCACCCAGCAATTCTGATGCCACCTCCCTCCATCCCAATTAGCATAGTCCCCACCCTGTACGCCTCCTCTAAGTCGAGTTGGCAGGGTGTGGTGGTCTGGAAAACAGAAAAGCTTCTCTCTGGACCCAGTTCTCTCCACTGACCCGAGGTATGACTCTGAGTAAGTCTGGTGGACTTTCATTTTCTCATGGGGAAAATTATGGTATCAGCCTACGTAATATTTTAGATCACTTCCAGCTCTAACACTGTGCCTCTCCTAAGATACGTGGAACAAAATCAGGACAGAATTCGGCTGAGAAAGTCCAAACCTACAGTGCAGCCTAAAGCCAAACACGAACCCTGTTTCACTTCGCACTGTTCTGTGCTCGTCTCGGTGTCCTGTCAGCGCCACTGGGAGGGTGAGCTCAGCCCAGCTGCTCGGATGGGGAAACAAGGAACCAGCAGGCAGGATGGCTCAGCCCTGCCCCGGGGACCCCGCTCGTGATGCCTGAGGGCCTGAGAAAGCTATGACACCCCTCCTTCCACGTGGAGCAGACTgggaaaaaactgaatgaaaccTCAGCAGCACCAAGCACTGCTACGTGAGAACACTTCATCATCAGCTGCTGCAGAGCCAACAAAGAACGTACATGACTGCTCCTCCCAGCAACCGCacaacctcccccccccccacccccgctctcaGCTCCACTCATCCCAGAGGCCACGCCGGCACTGTGTGCAGCACCGGGAGTGTCGGTCAGGGTGTGTGGACTCACGCCTCGTTTTACCTGAGCAGGAACTAAGTAACAGAAGTGAGGATTCTGCTTTAATCtcttgcccccaccccccccccaccccgcagcaAAGAAATTCAGAATGTCAATAGGAAAGTGTAAACAGAGTGTTCAAACTGTATCTGCTAAACTGGTGCTTTTCAAAcgtcttttgattttttaaagacataactCTTGAGATTTAAACTGCAGTACAAGCTCAGTCTATAAACGAGGTCCACTCGGACGTCTGCTGGGTGAAGGTGAGCGGGTCCTGAGCTCCACACCCCcggcctccttttcctccttctcggGACCCACAGTGCACAGTTAGAGATTAAGAAATTACAGGCTACCAGGCCCCCTAACTTTGACAGGATGATCCCTGAAGCCCTTCCAACACTGGGGCCGGAGCTCACCTCTCACGGGCGCGCCGTCCATGATCTCGTACTTGGCAATGGTGTCGTTCTCGTGGTACACATTGGGGCCCGTGCCTGTCGTTTCCCGCTTGATGATGTCTATCTCCATGTGCTTGATCTTGATCCTCACCAGCAGGAAGTAGATCTTCCCCACAATGACATCTTTCAA contains:
- the THYN1 gene encoding thymocyte nuclear protein 1, whose product is MPRARKRPAGAARPDKKGPGGKRTKTENPGEASAKVENSSLQETSASRDCGKNLSSYWLMKSEPESRLEKGVDVKFSIEDLRAQPKQTACWDGVRNYQARNFLRAMKLEEEAFFYHSNCREPGIAGLMKIVKEAYPDHTQFEKNNPHYDPSSKEDNPKWSMVDVQFVRMMKRFIPLAELKTHHQAHRATGGPLKNMALFTRQRLSVQPLTREEFDFILSLEEKEPS